DNA from Passer domesticus isolate bPasDom1 unplaced genomic scaffold, bPasDom1.hap1 HAP1_SCAFFOLD_363, whole genome shotgun sequence:
gcGGCTTGGGTGTCCTGGGGGTGCAGGGTGGGATTCccttgggggtcctggggacactgtgggtgCACGGCTGGGGTTCCAGGGTGCTCCTAGGGAAGGCTGCGGGCCCTCTGGGTATCCCcggagaggctgggcaggagaTCAGCGGGCATAAGGAGGAGCCGTGTGGCAGTGCTGGCCGGGGACACCCGGCGGTGTCGCTGTCCCCTCGGGGCCGGTTTGGGCCGGGGGGTCCCCGGAGGACTGAACCCGCGCGCGTTCCTCCCGCCCGCCAGGGGGCgcgcgcggccccggccccgccgcagcgGGCGCAGCGCTGACGTCACCAGCGCGACTGCCCTGATGGCGggcgagcggcggcggcgcggcggggatGGAccccgggagcggccccgggagcggctCCGCGACCGCGACCCGAAACTGCGGCAACAGCAAAAGCCCCCGCGGGGCTCCGGGCGGGGCCGGACGGCGCTGGCGCTcacagcggcggcggcggcgctggcgCTGGCtgtggcggcggcggccgccggcTGGAGGCGGTGGAGCGAAGCCGCCCGCCTCGTCACCCCGcaccccgcgccccccgccgtGCCCCCCGGCTCCACCGGGCCGCTCGCGTCGCCCACCTATTTCTGGGGCACGTACCGGCCTCACGTGTACTTCGGGATGAAGACGCGGAGCCCGCGCGCCGTGGTGACCGGTGAGGGGCGCGGggggccctgcccggcccgggggcTCGCCCGGCCCCGCCAGCCCGGCCCTGACCCCTCCCCGCCCCCCCAGGGCTGATGTGGCTCCAGCACGGCGGCAGCTTGCGGCACACGAGCGAGCAGAGCAGCGGCGTGTCGCGGTACGGGTGGCTGATGCACGACGGGGAGAATTTCGGGGTGCAGGAGATCCGCGAtgaggggctgctgctgagaaCCGAGTTCGTGAAGCAGCCGGGGGGGGACCACGGCGGCGACTGGAGCTGGCGGGTCACCGTGAGGACGGAGGTGAGGGGGTGACAgtgggacaggggctgggatggatgcCGGGGGGCTTTTGTcatgctcctcttcctcctccgcAGGGCgagggcccggccccgctcctgTCCCTCTTCTTCTACGTGGCCACGGACGGGCAGGGCACGCTGCGGCCGGTGCTGGAGAACGGCACGCGGCTGGCGGCCGTGGCGGGCACGGCGCAGGAGCTCGGCGACTTCACCCTCACCTTCCTGCCCCCCACGGGCGAGGGCGGGGAGGGGCCCAAGTACGCCAGGTGAGTTTCGGGGCTGCGGCATCCAAACCCACCGTGTCCCCACCGCGTCCCCATCGCTGACTCTCTTGTCCCCCCCTCAGTTACAACTTCCTGGccgcggcgctgccggggctgcaCCGCCTCACTGACCTCGTGCGGCACAGCCTCCGCGAGAGCTCCGTGTTCTCCccgccgggccggccccgccgccgcttcTTCGGGGTGTCCGGCGCTggggggctgcccggggagcccccgcgggggcagctgctgctgcaccaggtGACGCTGGAGCCGCCGGCGGCGCTGGAGGTGACGCTGGAGTCGGGCAGCGCGGCGccggcgcggcgcgggcggCTGGCGGGGCCGGCGCTGAGCGCGGCGCTGGCGCGGCACGCGGCCGACTTCGAGCGCCGCTTCGAGGACACCTTCGGGCTGGGGGCGCGCGGGGTGCCCGCCCCGCAGCGCCGCTTCGCCCAGGCCGCCCTCAGCGAGATGCTGGGCGGCATCGGCTTCTTCCACGGCCGCTCGCTGCTGCGCTCGGAGCGCCGCGAGGAGCCCGTGCCCGGCATGGAGTCCGTGCTGTTCACGGCCGTGCCCTCGCGCTCCTGCTTCCCGCGCGGCTTCCTCTGGGACGAGGGcttccacctgctgctgctggcccgcTGGGACGCCGCGCTGGCCCGCGACATCCTGGCCCACTGGCTCGACCTGCTGAACGCCGACGGCTGGATCCCGCGGGAGCAGATCCTGGGGGACGAGGCGCGGGCGCGGGTGCCGCCCGAGTTCGTGCTGCAGCACAGCGACACGGCCAACCCCCCGACGCTGCTGCTGGCGCTGGAGCGGCTGCTGCCCGACGCGCCCCTGCCCTACCTGCGCCGCCTCTCCCCGCGCCTCCGCGCCTGGTTCGAGTGGCTCAACCGCACCCAGGCCGGCCCCGAGCCCTTCACCTTCCGCTGGCGCGGCCGCGACCCCGACCCCGAGCGCTTCCTGAACCCCAAGACTCTGTCGTCGGGGCTGGACGATTACCCGCGCGCCTCGCACCCGTCGGCCCAGGAGCGGCACCTGGACCTGCGCTGCTGGATGGCGCTGGGCGCCCGCGTGCTGGCGGCGCTGGCCGAGCGCCTGGGCGAGCCCGCCGCGCCCTACCGCGACATGGCCGCCGCGCTGAGCGACAACGCCCTGCTGGACCGCCTGCACTGGGCGCCCGAGCTGGGCGCCTTCGCCGACTTCGGCAACCACAGCGCGGCCGTGGCGCTGCGCTGGCACCGCCCGGCGCCCGCGCCCGGCGCGCccccgccggccccgcagctGCGGCGGGAGGTGCGGGAGGCGCCGCGGCCGCGCTTCGTGGGCGCCCTGGGCTACGTCAGCCTGTtcccgctgctgctgcagctgctgcgcgCGGACTCGCCGCGGCTGCCGGCGCTGCTGGGCTGCATGCGCGGCGAGCGGCAGCTGTGGACGCCCTTCGGGCTGCGCTCGCTGGCGCGGGACAGCCCGCTGTACCTGCGCCGCAACACCGAGCACGACCCGCCCTACTGGCGCGGCTCCGTCTGGGTCAACATCAACTTTctggcgctgcgggcgctgcgcggctacgcgcgggcggcggggccgcacCGGGAGCGCGCGGCGCAGATCTACCGCGAGCTGCGCCACAACCTGGTGGCCAACGTGTTCCGGCAGTACGAGGCCACCGGCTTCCTGTGGGAGCACTACCGGGACAGCGACGGCGCCGGGCAGGGCTGCCGCCCCTTCGCCGGCTGGTCCGCGCTCGTTGTGCTGGCCATGGCTGAGGACTATTGATGGGGGGGGTCTCTGTGCCCCCCTGGCGCGCTCAGGGCCGGGGGAGGGGTTGGGGGGCTGTGCCAGAGCCCCCCGGCCTCCCCTGTAATAAACCTCCATGAGTGTGGCCTCTCGCCAGCCCGCTGTCACCTTTGCTGACCCCAGGTCACGCTGGTGGCCCCTGTGCCGTGTTTTGCCCCCTCCTGTGGAGTCAGGGGTCGCCCCCCATCCCGGTGCACCCACCACAAGGGGCCGTGGTACTTCCACATCTCTTTAATGGTGAGAGAACACGCCGGGACCACCCATGCCCACGGCCTCGGGCACCCCCCGGGCGATGGggccccccagcagcagcaccgggATCGCGGGGGAGGCCCCAGGAGCGGTttggaggggagggggctgcagcaggacccCACCACACTGCAAGGTGGGTGTCAGTCGGGCCGAGGGGCCCCCAGGGGCTCCGTGATGAGTCCAGACCCCACTTGAGGGTCCTGTGGGGGGGCTCAGACAGGCAGCACGGGCGAGCCGGGCCCCCCACCACCCCCCGctcccccacagccctcagcctcgccctcctcctcctctacACCCCGGCCCACCTCGATGCCCGAATCCCCCGTGAGCCGCCGGTGCCTCCCGGGGCACCCCCCCCGGCACAGCTCTGCCCGCCCCGTCCCCGCCCCCCTCGGTGTCGGAGCAGGGGCGACCCTCGGCCTcgcacaagtccgggggcgctCGTTTTGGGGGTCCCCCGCGGGCCGGCGGCTCCTCGGGCgggggcagctcccagctggccGCGGTGCCGGTGCTGCTGGAGCCGCAGTCACGGCCCGCGCTGCCccccgccgggcccgggcccggctCCGGGTCCGTCTCGTCGGTGCCCGGCGCCGACAGCGAGGAGCTGCTGGGCGAGGAGGCGCAGGAGCAGccgcaggagcaggagctgcagccccccgAGGAGCCGGGCGACAGCgaggggctgccggggctgtaGGGCGGCGGCGGCGTCCCGGGGCGCTGCGCCACCTCCTCGTACGCCGGCAGCTTGAAGGaggccagcagccctggggaggggacaggcgGGGTCAGGGGACAGCGAGGGACACCGGCGAGGAGGGgaagggcacagctgggcacagctgggggtgctgcctTGGATCCCCCGTGggcagtgaggggctgggggtcccgATGCCCGCCCCCCGTGGAAGGGGGTGGTGATGCCAGGGGTGGGATTGGGGGGCCCCTGACTCACGGAGGTCCCCCGAGGAGGGCGGGTAGTGGCAGGCACCGTGGTAGGCGATGAGGTTGATCTcgcgctgccgctgctgctgctgcaggcgcAGCTTGGCGCGGCGGTGCCGGAAGgcgcagcagcagctcagcaggatCAGGATGGTCCAGAGCAGCCAGAACCCTGCGGGAACGGGGCCGAGGAGGGGCCGGTCACCGGCGCACGGCACCGGGGCCGAGGAGGGGCCGGTCACCGGCGCACGGCACCGGGGCCAAGGAGCGGGCCGGGCACCGGCGCACGGCACCCCCGCTCCCCACAGCCTCCCAGACCCCTCAGTGCCCCCAGCCGCAGCACAGCCCCTGACCTCCCCGAGCCCCGGCTGCTCCCGAGGCCCCCAGCCCGCCCGGGCCCCCCGCTCCGCTCCGTGCCCCCGGGGCCCGCCGCACTCACACCACAGCTCGTAGTAGTAGGTGCAGCAGCCGCTCTCCCCGCAGCAGTGCCCGGTCTCGCACACGTAGGGCCGGTTGTTCACCCCCGGGCAGAACTCCCGGGCCTGCGGGCACGGCCGCACCGTCACCGCAGCCCCGCGCGCGgcccccccgccccggcccgcccggtACCTGCGGGTGCTGCCGGCCCAGCAGCGCGGCCCAGGCCCCCTCGGCGCTCCCGGGCCGCTCCATGGCGGCGCCGCCGCCTAAagcccgccgcggccccgcgcccgcccggccgcggcccccgccgcccgcagcagccgccgccgccccgtggccgccgccgccgccatcgcggcccccgcggccgccgccgcccgggccGGGGCCGTCGCCGCCGCCATCACGCCCGGCCCGAAATCCCGCCCCCACGGCCACCGTCGGCCAATCAGCGGACGCGCTGCAGGCGACAGCCAAtgggcggcgccgccgccgtCCGGCTGCAGCCAATCGCTCGCCGTCTGCCTGAGTCTCACGCCCAACAACAGAGACAAAGAAGCCGAGCCCCGCCCCCGCCGTGATTGGCGGCTGTAGGGGCCAACCGGAGGCAGAGCACCGCCCCCAAGCTGTGACTGACAGCGGTGCTCGCCAATAGCGGCCCAGCCCCGAGTTCGACGGAGGGCGCGGCCTCCCGGCCCGCCCCGGGGCGGGCACTCGGCACAGCGCGGCCAATTGGCGAGCAGGCAGCTCTTCGACCGCCTGATTGGCAAAGCGTCTGACCAATCAGCGTTGCCGCTTTCCTCTAGGCATGGCCGCAACCAATGGGCGCTGCCGGAGAGCGCCCCGCCCACCCGGGACGGGCCATAACGCACCGGGGGGGAGCGGGGCTGTCCCACAGCCGGGGGTGCCGGGCTGTACCACAGCGCTCCCGGGGGGTGCCGGGCTGTACCACAGCGCTCCGGGGTGCCGGACTGTACCACAGCATTCCCGGGGGGTGCCGGACTGTACCACAGCGCTCCCGGGGGTGCCGGGCTGTCTCGCACGCCATCAGGCCACACGCGGCTCCTTCACGAACAGCCTTTAATGAGCTCCGCCACAGGACCCGCCTCAGGAccgccctccctccctctctgcccGGGTCCCCAGCCCGCCGCAGCTCTGCCCGTCCCCTGTGTGCCGGCCGGGCCCTCCGCACCCACAGCAGACAGTTTGAAGCCCCCTGTGCGGCCTTCTGGCCCCTCACGGAGGATCTGGGGCTCCCCAGAGCGGGAATGCTGCAGggtcctgtgccagccccacgCGGATAACGCAGGAGCTccgcagggctggggatggggccTTGGTACCCACGGGAAAGGGTCCGCAGCCCCCCGGGAGGGTGCACAGACCCCTGGGGAGGGTCCATAGCCACTGCAGAGGTGCCATAGCCCACCAGGGAGGGTCCATAGCCCCTGTAGAGGGTCCATAGACTCCTGGGGAGGGTCTGTAGCCCCTGGGGAGGGTCCATAGCCACTGTAGATGGTCCATAGCCTCTTGGGGAGGGTCCTTAGCCACCTGGAGAAGATACATAGCCCCCCACAGAGGGTCCATAGACCCCTGAGAGAGTCCGTAGCACCCCAGAGAGGGTCCATAGCCCCTGGGGAGGGTCTGTAGCCTCCCAGAGAGGGTCCATAGCCCCTGGGGAGGGTCCGTAGATGGTCTGTAGCCCCCCTGGGCAGGGTCCATAGCTCCCTGTAGATAGTCTGTAGCCCCTCAGGGAGGGTCCATAGAGGCCTGGTGAGGGTCTGTAGCCTCCCAGAGAGGCTTTGTAGCCCCTCGGGGAGAGTCCATAGCTACTGTAGATAGTCTGTAGCCCCCCTGTAGAGGGTCCATAGCCCCTGGTGAGGGTCCATAGATGGTCTGTAGACCCCAGGGAGAGTCCAAAGCCCCCTCAGAGGGTCCGTAGCCCCCCAGGGAAGGTCCATAGCCCCTGTAGATGGTCTGTAGCCCCTGTAGAGGATCCATAGCCCCTGCAGATGGTCCGTAGCCCCCTCAGAGCATCCACCCCGCCGAGCGCCGTCACCCCgcgccctgcagcagctgcaggttgCGCTGgtagcagcccaggctgcagaggggccGGCCGGTGCGGGCGCAGCAGTAGCGGCGCGCGTTGGTGCAGCCGGGCACGGCGcagggccgggcgggcggcgcgggcggcgcggcggcggcgggcagcggcggcggcagccCGGCGGGGAAGGACACGGTGACGCCGTCGGCGGCGCTGCGGTAGTGCACCACGGCgcagggccggggccgggcgcggcgcTCGCGCAGGGCCCTCACCTTGGCCTTGTTTGTGCGCGTCAGGCGCTCGATGGTCTGGTTCTTGCTCTCCTCGGCCTTGCGGGCCGCCTGCAGCCGCCGGCGCCGCGCCCGCTCCTCCCGCTTCTCCCGCATCTCCTC
Protein-coding regions in this window:
- the LOC135292444 gene encoding LOW QUALITY PROTEIN: WW domain-binding protein 1-like (The sequence of the model RefSeq protein was modified relative to this genomic sequence to represent the inferred CDS: deleted 1 base in 1 codon), which gives rise to MERPGSAEGAWAALLGRQHPQAREFCPGVNNRPYVCETGHCCGESGCCTYYYELWWFWLLWTILILLSCCCAFRHRRAKLRLQQQQRQREINLIAYHGACHYPPSSGDLRLLASFKLPAYEEVAQRPGTPPPPYSPGSPSLSPGSSGGCSSCSCGCSCASSPSSSSLSAPGTDETDPEPGPGPAGGSAGRDCGSSSTGTAASWELPPPEEPPARGGPPKRAPPDLCEAEGRPCSDTEGGGDGAGRAVRGGCPGRHRRLTGDSGIEVGRGVEEEEGEAEGCGGAGGGGGPGSPVLPV
- the LOC135292441 gene encoding mannosyl-oligosaccharide glucosidase-like; protein product: MAGERRRRGGDGPRERPRERLRDRDPKLRQQQKPPRGSGRGRTALALTAAAAALALAVAAAAAGWRRWSEAARLVTPHPAPPAVPPGSTGPLASPTYFWGTYRPHVYFGMKTRSPRAVVTGLMWLQHGGSLRHTSEQSSGVSRYGWLMHDGENFGVQEIRDEGLLLRTEFVKQPGGDHGGDWSWRVTVRTEGEGPAPLLSLFFYVATDGQGTLRPVLENGTRLAAVAGTAQELGDFTLTFLPPTGEGGEGPKYASYNFLAAALPGLHRLTDLVRHSLRESSVFSPPGRPRRRFFGVSGAGGLPGEPPRGQLLLHQVTLEPPAALEVTLESGSAAPARRGRLAGPALSAALARHAADFERRFEDTFGLGARGVPAPQRRFAQAALSEMLGGIGFFHGRSLLRSERREEPVPGMESVLFTAVPSRSCFPRGFLWDEGFHLLLLARWDAALARDILAHWLDLLNADGWIPREQILGDEARARVPPEFVLQHSDTANPPTLLLALERLLPDAPLPYLRRLSPRLRAWFEWLNRTQAGPEPFTFRWRGRDPDPERFLNPKTLSSGLDDYPRASHPSAQERHLDLRCWMALGARVLAALAERLGEPAAPYRDMAAALSDNALLDRLHWAPELGAFADFGNHSAAVALRWHRPAPAPGAPPPAPQLRREVREAPRPRFVGALGYVSLFPLLLQLLRADSPRLPALLGCMRGERQLWTPFGLRSLARDSPLYLRRNTEHDPPYWRGSVWVNINFLALRALRGYARAAGPHRERAAQIYRELRHNLVANVFRQYEATGFLWEHYRDSDGAGQGCRPFAGWSALVVLAMAEDY